In Nicotiana tabacum cultivar K326 chromosome 17, ASM71507v2, whole genome shotgun sequence, one DNA window encodes the following:
- the LOC142161658 gene encoding ADP-ribosylation factor 2-B-like, with translation MGMSISKFVKMLFAKKEMRILMVGLDAAGKTTILYKLKLGEIVTTIPTIGFNVETVEYKNSSFTVWDVGGQDKIRPLWRHYFQNTQGLIFVVDSNDRDRITEARDELHRMLNEEELRSATILVFANKQDLPNAMSVAEISDKLGLHSLRQRRWYIQSACATSGQGLYEGLDWLSNNISGKA, from the exons ATGGGCATGTCAATATCCAAGTTCGTAAAAATgctatttgcaaagaaagaaatGAGAATATTAATGGTGGGACTCGATGCAGCTGGTAAAACAACCATCTTGTACAAGTTAAAACTTGGGGAGATTGTCACTACCATTCCTACAATTG GATTTAACGTAGAGACAGTGGAATACAAGAATTCGAGCTTCACTGTATGGGATGTGGGTGGACAAGATAAG ATCCGGCCTCTATGGAGGCACTACTTTCAGAACACTCAGGGTCTTATCTTTGTGGTAGATAGTAATGATCGAGATAGAATTACAGAAGCTAGAGATGAGCTCCATCGCATGCTTAATGAG GAAGAATTACGAAGCGCTACCATTCTTGTGTTTGCCAATAAACAAGACCTTCCAAATGCTATGAGTGTTGCAGAAATTAGTGATAAACTTGGTCTGCATTCGCTCCGTCAACGACGCTG GTACATACAGAGTGCTTGTGCAACATCTGGACAGGGGCTTTATGAAGGTCTTGATTGGTTATCAAATAATATTTCTGGCAAG GCATAA